A region of Fimbriimonadaceae bacterium DNA encodes the following proteins:
- the aroF_1 gene encoding Phospho-2-dehydro-3-deoxyheptonate aldolase gives MIILMKLGATDEQIQGVCQVIRESGHDPLVLPGEDRLAIGIPDALNPDERINLEALISGLEGVSKVTQTSRPYKLASIEFQPNRVTVNAGGVRIGPGSFVVMGGPCSVESYEQFATAAQHVKAAGATVLRGGAFKPRTSPYAFQGLAEEGLRIIKQVGEETGLATISEVMSGDLVPLVAKYVDILQIGARSMQNFPLLIEAGKSGKPVFLKRGPSASIDEFLLAAEYVLSQGNPNVILCERGVLPIDKGYTRNTLDLSAVPVLKEYTHLPVIVDPSHGTGVARYVAPMAKAAMVVGADGIMVEMHPDPKHALSDGSQALTPPQFESLMADLRRLAPYVGVTL, from the coding sequence ATGATCATCTTGATGAAGCTGGGGGCGACGGATGAGCAGATCCAGGGGGTCTGCCAGGTCATCCGCGAGAGTGGACACGATCCGCTTGTGCTTCCGGGCGAAGATCGGCTCGCAATCGGCATTCCCGACGCCCTGAACCCGGATGAAAGAATCAACCTCGAAGCCCTGATATCGGGCCTTGAGGGCGTCAGTAAGGTCACCCAGACCAGCCGACCCTACAAGCTCGCGAGCATTGAATTCCAGCCGAACCGGGTTACCGTCAACGCCGGCGGAGTGAGGATCGGGCCGGGCAGCTTCGTCGTGATGGGAGGTCCGTGTTCGGTCGAAAGCTACGAGCAGTTCGCGACTGCCGCGCAGCACGTCAAGGCGGCCGGCGCTACCGTTCTTCGCGGCGGTGCATTCAAGCCTCGGACCTCGCCCTACGCGTTTCAGGGGCTTGCTGAGGAAGGCCTTCGAATCATCAAGCAGGTCGGGGAAGAAACCGGCCTTGCCACCATCAGCGAGGTCATGAGCGGCGACCTCGTGCCTCTCGTGGCGAAGTATGTCGACATCTTGCAGATCGGCGCGCGAAGCATGCAGAACTTTCCTCTCTTGATCGAGGCCGGCAAGAGCGGCAAGCCGGTCTTTCTCAAGCGCGGTCCAAGCGCCTCGATCGACGAGTTCCTCTTGGCAGCCGAGTATGTGCTCAGCCAAGGCAACCCGAACGTCATCCTATGCGAGCGAGGGGTCCTGCCGATCGATAAGGGCTACACCCGCAATACCCTCGACCTTTCGGCCGTGCCGGTTCTTAAGGAATACACGCACTTGCCGGTGATCGTCGATCCGTCCCACGGTACCGGTGTGGCCCGGTACGTGGCCCCGATGGCCAAGGCCGCTATGGTAGTGGGCGCCGATGGAATCATGGTCGAGATGCACCCCGACCCCAAGCACGCCCTCAGCGATGGCAGCCAGGCGCTTACGCCGCCCCAATTCGAAAGCTTGATGGCCGACCTTCGCCGGCTCGCACCCTATGTCGGTGTGACCCTGTAG
- the phaA gene encoding Acetyl-CoA acetyltransferase — protein MSDVVILSGVRTPIGAFQGSLSGFTAPQLGSFAIRSALERAGIQGEDVDEVIMGCVLTGGLGQAPARQASLGAGIPDSVPCMTINKVCGSGMKAAMLASQSIRLNDSKLVVAGGMESMSNAPYLLDKARSGYRMGHGQLTDSMIHDGLWDPYNNVHMGSCGDLCAAEFNFGREQIDTYAAESYRRVQAAQEACRLSEEIVPVEVPQRKGDPILFSVDEQPGKGDPSKLPGLRPAFGKEGVTTAGNASSINDGGAAMVLACSDEAEKRGLKPLGKLVAYSTFAQNPQWFTTAPAAAIEKLLASAGKTVADIDLFEVNEAFAVVAMVVAQKVGIPHEKLNVNGGSVAIGHPIGMTGARLIITALHELRRRGGKYAIATPCIGGGEATAVLIEAL, from the coding sequence ATGAGCGACGTCGTCATTCTTTCCGGCGTGAGGACTCCGATTGGCGCCTTCCAAGGCTCGCTAAGCGGGTTCACTGCCCCCCAGCTGGGATCGTTTGCGATCCGATCCGCGCTTGAGAGGGCGGGAATCCAGGGTGAGGATGTCGACGAAGTGATCATGGGCTGCGTGCTGACCGGCGGCTTGGGTCAGGCCCCCGCACGACAGGCTTCACTGGGCGCAGGGATTCCGGACTCGGTGCCGTGCATGACGATCAACAAAGTTTGCGGCTCAGGCATGAAGGCGGCGATGCTGGCCTCCCAGTCGATCCGGCTCAACGATTCCAAGCTTGTCGTGGCTGGCGGAATGGAATCCATGAGCAATGCGCCTTACCTCCTCGACAAGGCTCGCTCAGGTTATCGAATGGGTCACGGCCAACTTACGGACTCGATGATTCACGATGGCCTGTGGGATCCCTACAACAACGTCCACATGGGAAGCTGCGGCGACCTGTGCGCGGCCGAATTCAACTTCGGGCGAGAGCAAATCGACACCTATGCTGCCGAAAGCTATCGACGAGTTCAGGCTGCCCAGGAGGCCTGCCGCCTTTCTGAGGAAATCGTTCCCGTTGAAGTCCCCCAGCGAAAGGGCGATCCGATTCTGTTTTCGGTCGATGAGCAACCGGGCAAGGGCGATCCTTCGAAACTGCCGGGACTGAGGCCCGCCTTTGGAAAGGAAGGCGTTACCACCGCGGGCAACGCCAGTTCCATCAACGACGGCGGAGCGGCGATGGTCCTCGCGTGCAGCGACGAGGCCGAGAAGCGTGGCCTCAAGCCGCTAGGCAAGCTGGTGGCCTACTCCACGTTCGCTCAGAATCCCCAGTGGTTCACGACGGCTCCGGCTGCAGCGATTGAGAAATTGCTGGCGTCAGCCGGCAAGACCGTGGCCGACATCGACCTCTTCGAAGTCAATGAAGCTTTCGCAGTGGTAGCCATGGTCGTCGCCCAGAAGGTAGGAATTCCGCACGAAAAGCTCAATGTCAATGGCGGATCCGTCGCGATCGGGCATCCGATTGGCATGACGGGCGCCCGGCTGATCATCACCGCGCTCCATGAGCTTCGACGCCGCGGCGGAAAGTACGCCATCGCCACGCCGTGCATCGGTGGCGGCGAGGCCACCGCGGTTCTAATCGAAGCCCTATAA
- the queF gene encoding NADPH-dependent 7-cyano-7-deazaguanine reductase, whose product MSPALETFPNPNPNRDYRITHTCPEFTSVCPKTGQPDFATVELSYVPDALCLELKALKLYYYGFRNEGIFYEAVVNRILDELVAACQPRWMRVTGHFNVRGGISSVVVAETGPAPE is encoded by the coding sequence ATGTCCCCTGCCCTTGAGACCTTCCCCAACCCCAATCCAAACCGGGACTATCGCATCACGCACACGTGCCCGGAGTTCACCAGTGTCTGTCCCAAAACCGGGCAGCCGGATTTTGCGACGGTCGAACTATCCTATGTTCCCGACGCCCTTTGCCTTGAGCTGAAGGCCCTGAAGCTCTACTACTATGGCTTCCGAAACGAAGGCATCTTTTATGAGGCGGTGGTCAATCGGATTCTCGATGAGCTCGTGGCGGCTTGCCAGCCGCGCTGGATGCGGGTAACCGGCCACTTCAACGTGCGAGGCGGTATCAGCTCCGTGGTCGTGGCGGAAACGGGGCCGGCGCCAGAGTGA
- the hel gene encoding Lipoprotein E, whose protein sequence is MRGNRLFIGLGGLVVGLTVGTQMPPAVAAVQDAVNPQERVLDANLWMQSSGEYRALCLQTYRYAAGRLKERLKKRSGSGKAWAVVLDLDETVIDNSGFQSFLDRNGLAYSELLWEKWESEYPQEVRLVPGAKAFIGWLESEGVVPVYISNRLEKNRASTIQAVEHLGLSTAHIQDRLLLKTTTSDKTERRAIARDKFEVVMLIGDNLRDFSEVFVMPKFAATKPSRLAAVGERAKAVDRHQYRFGGDFIVFPNPVYGEWQKPFFTDPRDGLRPTSMTP, encoded by the coding sequence ATGCGCGGTAACCGGCTCTTCATCGGACTCGGCGGGCTCGTCGTGGGCCTTACGGTAGGCACTCAGATGCCGCCTGCGGTGGCAGCGGTCCAGGATGCGGTCAATCCACAAGAACGCGTCCTCGACGCAAATCTTTGGATGCAGTCCAGCGGGGAATACCGGGCGCTTTGTCTCCAGACGTACCGCTATGCCGCCGGGCGGTTGAAAGAACGACTGAAGAAACGGTCCGGATCCGGCAAAGCCTGGGCGGTAGTCCTCGATCTCGATGAAACGGTTATCGACAATTCCGGCTTTCAGTCCTTCCTGGATCGAAATGGGCTGGCCTATTCGGAGCTTCTTTGGGAGAAATGGGAATCCGAGTACCCGCAAGAAGTGCGCCTTGTCCCGGGGGCGAAGGCCTTTATCGGATGGCTGGAATCCGAGGGCGTGGTGCCCGTTTACATTTCCAATCGCCTGGAGAAGAACCGCGCTTCGACCATCCAGGCTGTTGAACATCTGGGGCTCAGTACCGCTCACATCCAGGATCGACTGCTCCTTAAAACGACGACCTCGGACAAAACCGAGCGACGAGCCATCGCGCGAGACAAGTTTGAAGTCGTCATGCTCATTGGAGACAATTTGCGCGACTTCTCCGAAGTTTTCGTCATGCCAAAGTTCGCCGCCACGAAGCCCTCTCGGCTTGCGGCTGTGGGGGAACGGGCCAAGGCGGTGGATCGCCATCAGTACCGTTTCGGGGGAGACTTTATTGTTTTCCCCAATCCCGTCTATGGAGAATGGCAAAAGCCGTTCTTCACTGACCCCCGCGACGGCCTGAGACCGACGAGTATGACCCCCTAG
- the rpsT gene encoding 30S ribosomal protein S20: protein MANIQSMKKDLRRNEKARVVNQAVKSSLKTYVKKVRTAAAANDEAKAAEALTAAYKAIDKAAQRGIIHKNQAARRKSRAAAAAIPAKKA, encoded by the coding sequence ATGGCAAACATCCAGTCGATGAAAAAGGACCTGCGCCGAAACGAAAAGGCGCGGGTAGTCAATCAAGCGGTCAAGAGCTCGCTAAAAACCTACGTCAAGAAGGTTCGCACAGCCGCCGCTGCGAACGACGAGGCGAAAGCAGCGGAAGCCCTGACTGCCGCTTACAAGGCGATCGACAAGGCCGCCCAGCGTGGGATCATCCACAAGAACCAGGCCGCCAGGCGCAAGTCGCGCGCGGCTGCCGCCGCAATCCCCGCAAAGAAAGCCTAA
- the trpC gene encoding Indole-3-glycerol phosphate synthase, whose amino-acid sequence MKTVLDRIWAAKRNEVEAAKSAIPLDDLKGRCKDCSATRGFRQAIASDPRDIALVAEVKKASPVKGIIRENFDALAIARSYDDAGATAISVLTDTEFFQGHPAYLTKIRATCERPLLRKDFIVDAYQVFESRAIGADAILLIVNGLEPSELRDFRALALELGMDVLVEAHSQAEVDIAHSIGADMIGINNRDLETFETRLDIAERLIPELPNECVAVAESALSEREDVERMIAAGARAVLIGSAFCKQTDVAAAVRDIMPW is encoded by the coding sequence GTGAAAACCGTGCTGGACCGGATTTGGGCCGCGAAAAGAAACGAGGTGGAAGCTGCCAAGTCAGCCATTCCCTTGGACGACCTGAAAGGTCGGTGCAAGGACTGTTCGGCAACCAGAGGGTTTAGACAGGCGATTGCCAGCGACCCAAGAGATATCGCGTTGGTCGCCGAGGTCAAGAAGGCCAGCCCCGTTAAGGGGATCATTCGGGAGAACTTCGACGCACTGGCGATAGCCAGGTCCTATGACGATGCGGGAGCGACCGCCATCAGCGTGCTAACCGACACCGAATTTTTTCAGGGCCACCCGGCCTACCTCACCAAGATCCGGGCCACCTGCGAGCGACCCCTCCTGCGGAAGGACTTCATCGTCGACGCTTATCAGGTCTTCGAATCCCGGGCCATTGGAGCTGACGCGATCCTGCTTATCGTTAACGGCCTCGAACCATCCGAACTGCGGGACTTTCGCGCTTTGGCACTGGAGCTCGGGATGGACGTGCTGGTCGAAGCCCACTCACAGGCCGAGGTCGACATCGCCCACTCGATCGGGGCGGACATGATTGGGATTAACAACCGCGATCTCGAGACGTTCGAGACTCGATTGGACATCGCCGAGCGACTGATACCAGAGCTGCCCAACGAGTGCGTTGCGGTAGCCGAAAGCGCCTTGAGCGAGCGCGAAGATGTGGAGCGCATGATCGCGGCAGGGGCACGCGCGGTCCTGATCGGTTCGGCCTTCTGCAAGCAAACCGACGTTGCCGCTGCGGTCCGCGACATCATGCCATGGTGA
- the btuD_3 gene encoding Vitamin B12 import ATP-binding protein BtuD encodes MPVAQIQNLTVQYGSFVALRDFSVDIPEGCVGLLGPNGAGKTTLIKTLLGFIQPAGGGGNVLGSDIRSQGREIRQKVGLMPEQDCHLPGMTAVQFVAYAGELAGMPGPQALRRAHEVLEYCGLGEARYRKVETYSTGMKQRIKLAQALVHGPSLLMLDEPTNGLDPGGREDMLQLIRSISHGKGVNVLVSSHLLPDIERVCDEVIVVVTGQLRASGAIKDLKQLEGHPIDLELREESPAFISGLASANFELLSQSSMTDIRIKGQGTPEQVAAQVFAIAKQSGAQIRGLQVAQRSLEEAFLEAVSGK; translated from the coding sequence ATGCCGGTCGCGCAGATTCAAAATCTCACCGTCCAATACGGATCGTTCGTGGCCCTGCGTGATTTTTCCGTCGATATTCCGGAAGGCTGCGTCGGCCTTCTTGGACCAAACGGCGCCGGCAAGACGACGCTCATCAAGACTCTGCTGGGCTTCATTCAGCCTGCTGGGGGAGGCGGGAACGTGCTGGGGTCGGATATTCGATCACAGGGCCGGGAAATCCGCCAAAAGGTCGGCTTGATGCCAGAACAGGATTGCCACCTCCCGGGAATGACCGCCGTCCAATTCGTCGCCTATGCCGGGGAGTTGGCGGGGATGCCCGGTCCGCAGGCGCTACGCCGTGCCCACGAAGTGCTCGAATACTGCGGCCTCGGCGAAGCGCGGTATCGCAAGGTAGAGACTTACTCGACCGGAATGAAGCAGCGGATTAAGCTGGCTCAGGCGCTCGTGCATGGGCCGTCGCTGCTGATGCTCGACGAACCGACGAACGGCCTCGACCCGGGCGGACGGGAAGATATGCTCCAGCTGATCCGTTCGATCTCGCACGGCAAGGGGGTCAACGTGCTGGTGAGCAGCCATCTCCTTCCCGATATCGAACGGGTCTGCGACGAAGTCATCGTAGTCGTGACGGGCCAACTTCGCGCGAGCGGAGCAATCAAGGACCTCAAACAGCTGGAAGGACATCCCATCGACTTGGAGCTTCGCGAGGAATCGCCCGCCTTTATCAGCGGTTTAGCCAGCGCCAATTTCGAGCTTCTATCGCAAAGTTCAATGACCGATATCCGAATCAAAGGACAGGGCACGCCAGAGCAAGTCGCGGCCCAGGTGTTCGCAATCGCGAAGCAGAGTGGAGCACAGATAAGGGGCCTTCAGGTCGCTCAGCGCTCACTCGAGGAAGCATTCTTGGAGGCCGTCAGTGGCAAGTAG
- the gpsA gene encoding Glycerol-3-phosphate dehydrogenase [NAD(P)+] — protein MAAMNVAVIGAGSWGTALALVLARNGHEVVLMGRNPEDLAAMTSVRENLRYLPGFVMPDSVRFSLLGDPDGVEPDLWVMAVPSGAVRGASECLGRTTTPILVAAKGLELGTGRLMSEVVAESCPLAPVAAISGPNLAIELARGIPTISIVASENEALADSVRSAFASSALRVYITADLIGVELAGSLKNVLAIAAGMSDGLGYGDNTKGAMLARGLGEMMRLGRALGAMPETFVGVAGVGDLFATANSKLSRNYRLGVALGSGKKLEDALRDLGQVAEGVPTSEAVMKLARLHQVEMKIFEMAHEVIRGRIEPRAAVTLLMERTPKYEGLAFSGS, from the coding sequence ATGGCCGCCATGAATGTCGCGGTTATCGGCGCCGGCAGCTGGGGCACCGCATTGGCACTCGTGCTCGCCCGCAATGGTCATGAGGTGGTCTTGATGGGCCGGAACCCGGAAGACCTGGCTGCGATGACGTCTGTTCGCGAGAATCTCCGCTACCTGCCTGGCTTCGTCATGCCGGACTCCGTGCGTTTCTCGCTGCTTGGCGACCCCGATGGCGTCGAGCCCGATTTATGGGTGATGGCGGTGCCCTCTGGCGCCGTGCGGGGCGCCTCGGAATGTCTCGGCCGTACGACCACGCCGATCTTGGTAGCCGCGAAGGGATTGGAGCTTGGAACGGGCAGGCTGATGAGCGAAGTCGTTGCGGAATCCTGTCCGCTAGCCCCCGTCGCGGCTATCTCCGGCCCGAATCTGGCAATCGAGCTTGCTCGCGGCATTCCGACGATTTCAATCGTCGCCTCGGAGAACGAAGCGCTCGCCGATTCGGTGCGGTCCGCATTCGCGTCCTCCGCCCTTCGTGTTTACATCACGGCGGACCTCATCGGAGTCGAACTGGCCGGATCGTTGAAGAACGTCCTCGCCATCGCTGCGGGCATGTCGGACGGACTGGGCTATGGCGACAACACTAAAGGCGCGATGCTCGCCAGAGGGCTCGGCGAGATGATGCGCTTGGGCCGTGCGCTAGGTGCGATGCCAGAGACGTTTGTCGGCGTTGCCGGCGTCGGCGACCTATTCGCAACCGCAAACAGCAAGCTGAGCCGAAACTACCGCCTCGGAGTGGCGCTGGGATCAGGAAAAAAACTCGAAGATGCGCTTCGGGACCTCGGCCAGGTCGCCGAAGGCGTCCCCACCAGCGAAGCGGTGATGAAGCTGGCCCGGCTGCACCAGGTCGAAATGAAGATCTTCGAAATGGCGCATGAAGTCATTCGCGGCCGCATCGAGCCGCGGGCCGCGGTGACGCTGCTGATGGAGCGGACACCGAAGTACGAGGGCCTTGCTTTCTCGGGGTCGTGA
- the drrA gene encoding Daunorubicin/doxorubicin resistance ATP-binding protein DrrA yields the protein MITLNHASRWYGEVIGLNDVSCELTPGITALLGMNGAGKSTMMKLITGQLKPTTGEVLVEGEQPFANPEVYRKLGYCPEIDNFYEHMSGREFVVLMGRLAGFSAAESRKRAAEMIERVGMKDRCDKKIAGYSKGMRQRIKLAQAMVHEPNSILLDEPLNGLDPVGRREFMMLLKSLADSGKTIMVSSHILFEVEQITRNILLLHRGRLLASGDLRVIRELIDTHPHRIRIETPAPREVARHISALPYILSLRFEPNGQALELQTTQADQFYSALPDLALEHNLPIRGFSSPDNNLESVFRYLVEV from the coding sequence ATGATTACCCTTAACCACGCCTCGCGCTGGTATGGCGAGGTCATCGGCCTCAACGATGTGTCGTGCGAGCTGACACCCGGAATCACGGCCTTGCTCGGAATGAACGGCGCCGGAAAGTCCACCATGATGAAGCTCATCACGGGCCAGCTCAAGCCGACCACCGGCGAAGTGCTGGTCGAGGGCGAGCAGCCGTTCGCCAACCCTGAGGTCTATCGCAAGCTCGGCTACTGCCCCGAGATCGACAACTTCTATGAGCACATGAGCGGGCGGGAGTTTGTCGTCCTTATGGGACGGCTGGCCGGGTTTTCTGCCGCCGAAAGCCGCAAGCGGGCGGCCGAGATGATTGAGCGTGTCGGCATGAAAGACCGGTGCGACAAGAAGATCGCCGGCTACAGCAAGGGGATGCGCCAGCGCATCAAGCTCGCACAGGCGATGGTTCATGAGCCGAACTCGATTCTTCTCGACGAACCGCTTAATGGTCTCGATCCGGTAGGTCGACGGGAGTTCATGATGCTCCTCAAAAGCCTTGCCGATTCGGGCAAAACTATCATGGTCAGCAGCCACATCCTTTTCGAAGTGGAGCAGATCACTCGCAACATCTTGCTGCTTCACCGGGGTCGTCTCCTGGCCAGCGGCGATCTTCGTGTCATTCGCGAGCTTATCGACACCCATCCCCACCGAATTCGAATCGAAACCCCCGCGCCTCGGGAAGTGGCCCGCCATATATCGGCATTGCCATACATCTTGAGCCTACGATTCGAGCCCAATGGACAGGCGCTGGAGCTCCAAACCACGCAAGCCGACCAATTCTATTCCGCCCTTCCCGACTTGGCGCTCGAGCACAATTTGCCGATCCGCGGCTTCTCGAGCCCTGACAACAACTTGGAATCGGTGTTCCGATATCTGGTGGAGGTCTAA
- the trpD gene encoding Anthranilate phosphoribosyltransferase, producing the protein MSLLERILSREPLTRDESSAAMERWLHEDTPDVEIAGCLIALLAKGTTGNELAGFASTLRHQAIRLPSATEDLIDTCGTGGGPSTFNMSTAAAIVAAAAGAKVAKHGNRAVTSQCGSADVLEALGVVLHSDVDRLDRMLQETGFAFLFAPHHHPGMKRVGPIRKALGVRTVFNQLGPLANPAGARRQMIGVYDRLLVQPMAEALRLLGSDHGIVIHAADGMDEVSPVCGTFGIAWANGSEQTFNFLPADFGTDGLSVAELSPGTTPAENAAILRTAVTDPDSKRSHAIIPNVAVALWIAGLVSRPQEGVELARITIADGAAGRKLDQIIEVSR; encoded by the coding sequence ATGTCACTTCTCGAGCGAATTCTCAGCCGCGAGCCGCTAACCCGTGACGAATCGTCGGCCGCCATGGAACGGTGGCTCCACGAAGACACGCCTGACGTGGAAATCGCCGGATGTCTGATCGCTTTGCTGGCGAAAGGAACGACCGGCAACGAGCTGGCCGGGTTTGCCTCGACGCTCCGGCACCAAGCCATTCGCCTGCCAAGCGCAACTGAAGATCTTATCGATACGTGTGGCACCGGCGGCGGTCCCTCGACCTTTAACATGAGCACCGCTGCAGCGATCGTCGCCGCAGCAGCAGGCGCGAAGGTCGCCAAGCATGGAAACCGGGCGGTCACGAGCCAGTGCGGCAGCGCAGACGTATTGGAAGCACTCGGCGTCGTCCTCCACAGCGATGTCGACCGGCTCGACCGCATGCTCCAGGAGACAGGCTTCGCGTTTCTGTTTGCTCCGCACCACCACCCCGGCATGAAACGGGTCGGTCCGATCCGAAAGGCGCTTGGAGTCCGCACCGTGTTCAACCAGCTTGGTCCACTCGCCAACCCCGCCGGTGCGCGTCGACAGATGATCGGCGTCTACGATCGGCTCCTCGTTCAACCGATGGCGGAAGCCCTGCGGCTGCTCGGCTCCGACCACGGCATCGTTATCCACGCGGCCGACGGTATGGACGAGGTGTCCCCGGTCTGCGGGACGTTTGGCATCGCTTGGGCAAATGGGAGCGAGCAGACCTTTAACTTCCTGCCCGCCGATTTTGGAACCGATGGCTTAAGTGTGGCCGAGCTCAGCCCCGGGACGACACCGGCCGAAAATGCTGCGATCTTGAGAACCGCCGTTACGGATCCGGATTCCAAGCGGTCGCATGCGATCATTCCCAACGTAGCCGTGGCGCTATGGATTGCCGGTCTCGTATCACGACCCCAGGAAGGTGTCGAACTTGCCCGAATCACCATCGCCGACGGGGCTGCGGGAAGGAAGCTCGACCAGATTATCGAGGTCAGCCGGTGA
- the trpF gene encoding N-(5'-phosphoribosyl)anthranilate isomerase, translating into MVTRIKICGLTRPEDVAVAAEEGASAIGIVLDPISKRCVADAGLLVELLAAVPPYVTRVAVFGTLVEIPPLCRFDAVQFVDPGSGQSLDLKRIRAIRIAAGDVPPQTWPHADAVLLDARVEGTMGGTGHTVDESTAQLYLAASPVPVILAGGLTPDNVAAKVLDLQPYAVDVSSGVEASPGTKDHDKIRKFCEAVREADQARRKKTRGC; encoded by the coding sequence ATGGTGACTCGCATCAAGATTTGCGGGCTGACGCGCCCTGAAGACGTTGCGGTAGCCGCTGAAGAGGGAGCCAGCGCAATCGGCATCGTTCTCGATCCGATTAGCAAACGCTGCGTCGCGGACGCCGGTCTCCTCGTCGAGCTGCTCGCCGCCGTGCCGCCATACGTCACGCGGGTTGCCGTTTTTGGAACCCTTGTAGAAATCCCACCTTTGTGCCGGTTTGATGCCGTGCAGTTTGTCGATCCCGGGTCCGGTCAGTCCCTGGACTTAAAACGAATTCGAGCGATTCGGATTGCGGCTGGAGACGTGCCACCGCAAACGTGGCCGCATGCCGATGCGGTGCTGCTCGACGCCCGCGTCGAGGGCACGATGGGTGGAACGGGTCACACGGTGGATGAATCCACTGCCCAGCTGTATCTCGCTGCTTCGCCGGTGCCGGTCATCCTTGCCGGCGGCCTCACCCCTGACAATGTGGCAGCCAAGGTTCTTGACCTTCAGCCCTACGCCGTGGACGTTAGTTCGGGTGTCGAAGCATCTCCGGGCACCAAGGACCACGACAAGATACGAAAGTTCTGTGAGGCAGTTCGCGAAGCCGATCAGGCCAGACGAAAAAAAACGCGAGGGTGTTGA
- the ymdB gene encoding 2',3'-cyclic-nucleotide 2'-phosphodiesterase: MSTYRILFLGDIVGRPGREAVKRHLPKLLQDHQPRFVIANGENAASGVGITPDIAEDLFKAGVDAITLGNHAFNKREIFGYLDAGHPIIRPANLPAGAPGIGRCEVTREGVTLAIYNLCGRVFLDGYDDPFRLTEEMVAAETTSHIFVDFHAEATSEKIAMAYHLEGRVTAVVGTHTHVTTADERVLPGGTAAITDVGMCGPENGVLGMDRSIILNRFRTSLPQKFEVADGVGVISGVVIDVETDTGRATGISRVRVANQE; the protein is encoded by the coding sequence GTGAGCACGTACCGGATTCTCTTCCTGGGTGACATTGTCGGGCGGCCCGGCCGGGAAGCCGTGAAGCGGCATCTGCCCAAGCTCCTGCAGGACCATCAGCCAAGGTTCGTGATCGCCAACGGGGAGAATGCGGCATCGGGCGTTGGGATTACGCCGGATATCGCCGAGGACCTCTTCAAGGCGGGCGTGGACGCGATAACGCTTGGCAACCACGCCTTCAACAAGCGCGAAATCTTCGGATATCTCGATGCCGGCCATCCCATTATTCGTCCCGCCAATCTGCCCGCGGGAGCACCCGGCATCGGGCGTTGCGAAGTCACCAGGGAGGGCGTTACGCTCGCGATCTACAACCTCTGCGGGCGGGTATTCCTCGACGGTTACGATGATCCGTTTCGCCTTACGGAAGAAATGGTGGCCGCCGAGACCACATCCCACATCTTCGTGGACTTTCATGCCGAGGCGACGAGCGAAAAGATCGCGATGGCATATCACTTGGAGGGCCGGGTTACGGCAGTCGTGGGCACCCATACTCATGTCACGACCGCCGACGAGCGAGTCTTGCCAGGGGGGACGGCCGCCATCACCGACGTCGGGATGTGCGGGCCGGAAAATGGCGTACTAGGCATGGACAGATCGATCATCCTCAACCGGTTCCGTACCTCATTGCCGCAGAAATTCGAGGTTGCCGATGGGGTTGGTGTAATCTCTGGGGTGGTCATCGACGTCGAAACAGATACAGGCCGCGCGACCGGCATTAGCCGCGTTCGGGTTGCCAACCAGGAATGA